Proteins found in one Labrenzia sp. VG12 genomic segment:
- the parA gene encoding ParA family partition ATPase: MSGRILTVAQQKGGSGKTTLAVHLAVALAARSGEPVAILDVDPQGSLGTWYEAREDRLGEDETGLEFRTASGWGARREARSLARSHGYVVVDTPPKTDVDAKPAIDAADYVVVPVQPTPVDLWATAQTFEMAAREDTPALLILNRVPPRASLTGEMAEAIVESGYDALAARLGNRTVFAAAMGQGAAVTEAAPTSKAAQEVAALVDELIGRID; the protein is encoded by the coding sequence ATGTCCGGGCGGATCTTGACTGTTGCACAGCAAAAAGGCGGATCGGGGAAAACCACGCTTGCGGTTCATCTGGCTGTTGCACTCGCGGCACGATCAGGGGAGCCGGTCGCGATACTCGACGTGGATCCGCAAGGCTCGCTCGGCACATGGTACGAAGCCAGGGAAGACAGGCTCGGCGAAGACGAGACCGGCCTTGAGTTTCGGACGGCCTCGGGCTGGGGCGCGCGCCGTGAAGCCCGGTCCCTGGCCAGATCCCACGGATATGTGGTGGTCGACACACCGCCCAAGACCGACGTTGATGCCAAACCGGCCATCGACGCGGCCGACTATGTCGTGGTGCCGGTGCAACCGACGCCGGTCGATCTCTGGGCAACGGCGCAGACATTCGAAATGGCGGCGCGCGAAGACACGCCGGCGCTTCTGATTCTCAACCGCGTGCCACCCAGAGCTTCCCTGACGGGGGAAATGGCAGAGGCGATCGTTGAATCCGGCTATGACGCGCTTGCGGCCCGGCTTGGCAACCGCACCGTTTTTGCAGCTGCCATGGGGCAGGGGGCTGCTGTCACCGAAGCCGCGCCGACCAGCAAGGCGGCTCAGGAAGTTGCGGCGCTGGTCGACGAATTGATCGGACGCATCGATTAA
- a CDS encoding DapH/DapD/GlmU-related protein, with protein sequence MSAPHQKPSLTEAPNVHPDASVMNCELGIWTEVGAHTHMRESQMGDYSYIVQDGDVVWSTIGKFCSIARRVRLNPGNHATWRASQHHFTYRAAAYGLGEDDGDFFQWRKDDWVTLGHDVWIGHNVTVLAGVTIGTGAIVAAGAVVSKDVAPYTVVGGVAAKEIKRRFTAEQEQGLMDVAWWDWNHDQLKERLPDFRSLSIDAFIEKYR encoded by the coding sequence ATGTCAGCGCCGCACCAGAAGCCCAGCCTCACCGAAGCCCCGAATGTTCATCCCGATGCCAGTGTGATGAATTGCGAGCTTGGGATCTGGACGGAAGTCGGCGCCCACACGCATATGCGGGAAAGCCAGATGGGCGACTATTCCTACATCGTCCAGGACGGCGATGTTGTCTGGTCGACCATCGGCAAATTCTGTTCGATTGCGCGCCGTGTGCGGCTCAATCCGGGCAATCACGCCACCTGGCGCGCCTCCCAGCACCATTTTACCTATCGCGCTGCCGCCTATGGACTCGGTGAGGATGACGGTGACTTCTTCCAATGGCGCAAGGACGACTGGGTCACCCTCGGCCACGATGTCTGGATTGGCCACAATGTGACGGTGCTGGCCGGTGTCACGATCGGCACGGGCGCCATTGTTGCGGCCGGTGCGGTCGTTTCCAAGGATGTTGCTCCCTATACGGTGGTCGGCGGTGTCGCCGCGAAGGAAATCAAGCGACGCTTCACGGCCGAGCAGGAACAGGGCCTGATGGATGTTGCCTGGTGGGACTGGAACCACGACCAGCTGAAGGAACGGCTTCCGGATTTCCGTAGTTTGTCCATCGATGCCTTTATCGAGAAGTATCGCTGA
- a CDS encoding STAS/SEC14 domain-containing protein, translating into MYTILPRSRDAVLGVEISGKITLDQEKELIAKAEELIEDHGKISVLVVIGEHAGVSFEAAAADIKWVLANMQYLNRVAIVTDSKLLAALVAVDATFAKMVGIQEQHFDQTEIETAWHWIES; encoded by the coding sequence ATGTACACAATCCTGCCCCGCAGCCGGGACGCCGTTCTGGGCGTCGAGATATCCGGGAAGATCACGCTGGACCAGGAAAAGGAGCTGATCGCCAAGGCCGAGGAACTGATTGAGGATCATGGCAAGATCAGCGTGCTGGTGGTGATTGGCGAACATGCAGGTGTGTCCTTCGAGGCCGCTGCCGCGGACATCAAATGGGTGCTGGCAAACATGCAGTACTTGAACAGGGTCGCGATTGTCACCGACAGCAAACTGCTCGCTGCCCTTGTGGCTGTGGACGCGACCTTTGCCAAAATGGTCGGCATCCAGGAACAGCATTTCGACCAGACCGAGATCGAGACAGCCTGGCACTGGATCGAGAGTTAA
- the phnD gene encoding phosphonate ABC transporter substrate-binding protein: protein MKIVAKVAALAAVSMIALNASVAGASEITEFRIGILGGENASDRLRAYECLEQKTADLLGVPVKLFAPADYNGVIEGLLGGNLDLAWLGASSYAKVYLTDPEAVDPVLVKVNVDGGYGYYSIGFARNDSEINSLEDMKGKVFGFGDPNSTSGYLIPSIAIPQEGYSMTAGEYFGDVVFTGGHEQTIVAVSNGDIDAGVTWADGLGEWEDGYNSGALRKASDAGLVDMTELRQIWQSPVIPEGPIVLSKKLPEDVKIKMTGLIASLNSIDPDCAYNIAAGETKGFMPITHEAYVNIVEARKAKNKN, encoded by the coding sequence ATGAAAATCGTTGCTAAAGTTGCTGCGCTGGCCGCAGTCAGCATGATCGCTCTGAACGCCTCTGTTGCAGGTGCTTCTGAAATCACCGAATTCCGCATCGGCATCCTGGGCGGCGAAAACGCTTCCGACCGTCTGCGTGCCTATGAGTGCCTCGAGCAGAAAACCGCTGATCTTCTCGGCGTTCCGGTCAAGTTGTTCGCACCGGCCGACTACAACGGCGTGATCGAAGGCCTGCTCGGCGGCAACCTCGACCTGGCCTGGCTCGGCGCTTCCAGCTACGCGAAAGTCTACCTGACCGATCCGGAAGCTGTTGACCCGGTTCTGGTCAAGGTCAACGTTGACGGTGGCTACGGCTATTACTCCATCGGTTTTGCCCGCAACGACAGCGAGATCAACTCCCTGGAAGACATGAAGGGCAAGGTCTTCGGCTTTGGTGACCCGAACTCCACGTCCGGTTACCTGATCCCGTCCATCGCCATCCCGCAGGAAGGCTACTCCATGACCGCCGGCGAATATTTCGGTGACGTGGTCTTCACCGGTGGTCACGAGCAGACCATCGTTGCTGTTTCCAACGGCGACATCGATGCCGGCGTCACCTGGGCCGACGGCCTTGGTGAGTGGGAAGACGGCTACAACTCCGGTGCCCTGCGCAAGGCTTCTGATGCCGGTCTGGTCGACATGACCGAACTGCGCCAGATCTGGCAGTCCCCGGTGATCCCGGAAGGCCCGATCGTTCTGTCCAAGAAGCTGCCGGAAGACGTCAAGATCAAGATGACCGGCCTGATCGCTTCCCTGAACTCCATCGATCCGGATTGCGCCTACAACATCGCAGCCGGTGAGACCAAGGGTTTCATGCCGATCACCCACGAAGCTTACGTGAACATCGTCGAAGCCCGTAAGGCCAAGAACAAGAACTAA
- a CDS encoding lytic murein transglycosylase has translation MATGLVGLVSTGSAQAIESCVASLKKQAIAAGVRPEVAERMLKGASYDEKVIRFSTSQPEHKTEIWDYMAFLVDAQRIQDGKKLLKKHNRTLSAVEQRYGVNRHVVLAVWGIESDYGNFRGDFYTPHALANLACAGKRRQKYFRGELIKTMQIASRGDVPEKDFVGSWAGAFGQTQFMPSTYNSLAVDFDGDGRKDLVNSVPDALASTANFLKNAGWRDSRPWGVEVKVPGGYSGPSGRKKYASLSTWSKRGLKKVDGGALSGKLEAALIRPAGVKGPAFLVTRNFRALRSYNASTSYGLAIALLSELVAGREPFKTPWPTNNPGLSRAQRWELQKLLNKNGFNVGTPDGKVGPATRAGIRKAEAKYGMPVTGRPSWNIYYALGGR, from the coding sequence TTGGCAACGGGCTTGGTCGGGCTGGTCTCGACGGGTTCTGCCCAGGCGATTGAAAGCTGTGTTGCTTCGCTCAAGAAGCAGGCGATTGCCGCCGGGGTGCGGCCAGAGGTCGCCGAACGCATGCTCAAGGGGGCCTCCTATGATGAAAAGGTCATCCGGTTCTCCACTTCCCAGCCGGAACACAAGACGGAAATCTGGGATTACATGGCCTTTCTTGTCGATGCGCAGCGCATTCAGGACGGTAAGAAACTGCTGAAAAAGCACAATCGCACCCTGTCGGCGGTTGAACAGCGCTATGGTGTCAACCGGCATGTGGTGCTGGCGGTCTGGGGCATCGAAAGCGATTACGGCAACTTCCGGGGCGATTTCTACACGCCGCATGCGCTTGCCAACCTGGCCTGTGCCGGCAAGAGGCGCCAGAAATACTTCCGCGGAGAGCTGATCAAGACCATGCAGATCGCCTCGCGTGGTGATGTGCCGGAAAAGGACTTTGTCGGCTCCTGGGCAGGGGCTTTCGGACAGACCCAGTTCATGCCGAGCACCTATAACAGTCTGGCGGTCGATTTTGACGGAGACGGGCGCAAGGATCTGGTCAATTCCGTGCCGGATGCCCTGGCCTCGACGGCGAACTTCCTGAAAAACGCCGGCTGGCGTGACAGCCGTCCCTGGGGTGTAGAGGTCAAGGTTCCCGGCGGCTATTCCGGGCCGTCCGGCCGCAAGAAATACGCTTCTCTGTCCACCTGGTCCAAGCGCGGGCTGAAGAAGGTTGACGGAGGAGCCCTCTCCGGCAAGCTCGAGGCGGCGCTGATCCGCCCGGCCGGTGTCAAGGGACCAGCCTTCCTCGTGACCCGGAACTTTCGCGCGCTCAGATCCTACAACGCGTCGACCTCTTATGGCCTTGCGATTGCCCTGTTGTCGGAACTGGTCGCAGGGCGCGAGCCTTTCAAGACACCCTGGCCGACCAACAATCCCGGCCTGTCACGGGCGCAGCGCTGGGAGCTGCAGAAACTCCTGAACAAGAACGGCTTCAACGTCGGCACACCCGACGGCAAGGTCGGACCGGCCACACGCGCCGGCATTCGCAAGGCGGAAGCCAAATACGGCATGCCGGTTACCGGCAGGCCGTCGTGGAACATCTACTATGCGCTCGGTGGCCGATAA
- the phnE gene encoding phosphonate ABC transporter, permease protein PhnE, whose protein sequence is MAIDTLNDPVFDRNSVFKNVRRRAWITVGVPIAILTYLIYTWFAFGVPDLLAKAQPERAAILATDSVAYKVHVTKLLRRDIMEVAIEGERRATYEPDQLPDWVEVNGTDAFVDLGEGYTITITGKVMEFDVPDYGLIKVTATNSGVNTELPPGPVPEWIKDDPRKFNARPTLDRRVQVTKTKIEVHNYFGGWENFWFPFGSQLHGMSFSQLWAIALSNERIDPSQSNMSFILHEFLDNPDWQHGEVFVALLETIMMAVLGTITAAIFGLPLAFLAARNFTPSRILRFGTRRLFDFLRGIDMLIWSLIFIRAFGLGPLTGALAIAFTDTGSLGKLFSEALENIDNKQVEGVRATGASQIQRYRFGVIPQILPVFVSQVLYYLESNTRSATVIGALGAGGIGLMLVETMKTSRDWENTSYIIILTITVVIAMDQTSGWLRRKLIEGK, encoded by the coding sequence ATGGCTATCGACACACTCAATGATCCGGTTTTCGACCGCAATTCCGTTTTCAAGAACGTTCGCCGCAGGGCTTGGATCACCGTCGGGGTGCCGATCGCGATCCTGACCTACCTGATCTACACTTGGTTCGCTTTTGGTGTGCCGGACCTTCTGGCCAAGGCTCAGCCCGAGCGGGCGGCCATTCTGGCAACCGACTCTGTCGCCTACAAGGTTCACGTTACCAAGTTGCTGCGCCGCGACATCATGGAAGTCGCGATCGAAGGCGAGCGCCGGGCAACCTATGAGCCTGACCAGCTGCCTGATTGGGTTGAGGTCAACGGCACAGATGCCTTTGTTGACCTGGGCGAGGGCTACACGATCACGATCACCGGCAAGGTGATGGAGTTCGACGTCCCGGACTACGGACTTATCAAGGTCACGGCCACCAACAGCGGCGTCAACACGGAACTGCCGCCCGGTCCGGTGCCCGAATGGATCAAGGATGATCCCAGGAAGTTCAATGCCCGGCCGACGCTTGACCGGCGCGTTCAGGTGACAAAGACCAAGATCGAAGTGCACAATTACTTCGGCGGATGGGAGAATTTCTGGTTCCCGTTCGGCTCTCAATTGCACGGCATGTCCTTCAGCCAGCTGTGGGCGATTGCGCTCTCGAATGAGCGCATTGACCCCAGCCAGTCGAACATGTCCTTCATCCTGCACGAGTTCCTGGACAATCCGGACTGGCAGCACGGTGAAGTGTTTGTCGCCCTGCTTGAAACCATCATGATGGCTGTGCTTGGAACGATTACGGCTGCGATCTTTGGTTTGCCGCTCGCATTCCTGGCAGCACGTAACTTCACGCCCTCCAGGATCCTGCGTTTCGGAACCCGCCGCCTGTTCGACTTCCTGCGCGGCATCGACATGCTGATCTGGTCGCTGATCTTCATCCGGGCCTTCGGTCTCGGTCCGCTGACAGGCGCCCTGGCGATCGCATTCACGGACACCGGTTCGCTCGGCAAACTGTTCTCAGAAGCGCTGGAGAATATCGACAACAAGCAGGTGGAAGGTGTGCGGGCGACGGGCGCCAGCCAGATCCAGCGCTACCGGTTCGGCGTCATCCCGCAGATCCTGCCGGTGTTTGTCTCTCAGGTTCTTTACTACCTGGAATCGAACACACGCTCCGCAACGGTCATCGGTGCGCTGGGCGCCGGCGGCATCGGCCTGATGCTGGTGGAGACCATGAAGACCTCGCGCGACTGGGAAAACACCAGTTACATCATCATTCTGACGATCACCGTCGTCATCGCGATGGACCAGACCTCAGGCTGGCTGCGGCGCAAGCTGATCGAAGGGAAATAG
- the phnE gene encoding phosphonate ABC transporter, permease protein PhnE has product MAVAALEQEILTLRKRRQLYSLIGLLLVVAVLMSGYSKSNEMNSGGFLQGLTKFFDYPGEIVVEAWEAGPAFFGLILHFVPAMLETLNIAAVATLIGGAMAVVLAMASTRNVDSWGPLIPVVRRMMDIMRAFPELIIALFLIFVLGSSPVPAMIAVAFHTAGALGKLFSEVNENIDRKPIEGLSACGASWLQRIRYAVMPQVAPNYLSYFLLRLEINVRASAILGFVGAGGIGQELRRTIGWGQGAGDETAAIFVLLFLTIMLIDQASSYLRGKLVGAGRAH; this is encoded by the coding sequence ATGGCCGTTGCCGCACTCGAACAGGAAATCCTGACACTGCGCAAACGACGCCAGCTTTACTCCCTGATCGGGCTGCTGCTGGTCGTCGCCGTACTTATGTCCGGGTACTCTAAATCGAACGAGATGAATTCCGGCGGCTTCTTGCAGGGCCTGACAAAATTCTTTGATTATCCGGGCGAGATCGTTGTTGAAGCCTGGGAAGCCGGACCGGCCTTTTTCGGCCTGATCCTGCATTTTGTTCCCGCAATGCTGGAAACGCTCAACATTGCTGCCGTTGCCACACTGATCGGCGGCGCCATGGCCGTTGTCCTGGCGATGGCCTCAACCCGCAATGTGGACAGCTGGGGCCCGCTCATTCCGGTGGTGCGCCGCATGATGGACATCATGCGCGCCTTTCCCGAACTTATCATCGCGCTATTCCTGATCTTTGTTCTCGGCTCCAGCCCGGTGCCCGCAATGATCGCCGTCGCCTTTCATACGGCCGGCGCATTGGGCAAGCTTTTTTCCGAGGTCAACGAGAACATTGACCGCAAACCGATCGAGGGCCTGTCGGCCTGCGGCGCCAGCTGGCTGCAGCGCATCCGCTACGCGGTGATGCCGCAGGTCGCGCCCAACTATCTGAGCTATTTCCTGCTGCGACTTGAAATCAACGTGCGCGCCTCGGCCATTCTCGGCTTTGTCGGGGCCGGTGGCATCGGGCAGGAGCTGCGCCGTACCATTGGCTGGGGGCAGGGCGCAGGGGATGAGACCGCTGCAATCTTCGTTCTTCTGTTCCTGACCATCATGCTTATTGACCAGGCATCGTCCTACCTGCGCGGCAAACTCGTCGGCGCCGGCCGGGCTCATTGA
- the phnC gene encoding phosphonate ABC transporter ATP-binding protein, translating to MIQFQEVTKTFGSRTAVNKVSFNIDQPQMVGIIGRSGAGKSTLLRMINRLTPATSGQILFEGRDILGLRGGMMRRWQRDCAMVFQQFNLVPRLDVCTNVMLGRLNGHGTLKSLFNVFSADDVNTALAALDRLGIAQEATKRAEELSGGQQQRVAIARALMQDPHMFLADEPIASLDPMNAKIVMDALREIHERDNKIVLCNLHTLDTARSYCDRVIGMRDGFIVFDGKPEELTTNVAREIYGADESFNEAATSTAIDAGKSGAQESAGAMTPAAAAV from the coding sequence GTGATTCAGTTTCAGGAAGTCACCAAGACCTTCGGGTCTCGGACCGCGGTCAACAAAGTAAGTTTTAATATCGACCAGCCACAGATGGTCGGCATTATTGGCCGCTCCGGCGCCGGCAAATCCACCTTGCTGCGCATGATCAACCGGCTGACGCCGGCGACCTCCGGTCAGATCCTGTTTGAGGGCCGCGACATTCTCGGCCTGCGCGGTGGCATGATGCGCCGCTGGCAGCGCGACTGCGCCATGGTGTTCCAGCAATTTAATCTGGTCCCGCGCCTCGATGTCTGCACCAATGTGATGCTCGGACGGCTGAATGGCCACGGCACCTTGAAAAGCCTCTTCAACGTTTTCAGTGCAGATGATGTGAACACGGCGCTTGCCGCGCTTGACCGCCTCGGCATTGCGCAGGAAGCGACCAAGAGGGCAGAAGAACTGTCCGGCGGTCAGCAACAGCGCGTCGCCATTGCACGGGCCCTGATGCAGGACCCGCATATGTTCCTGGCCGATGAGCCGATCGCCTCGCTCGATCCGATGAACGCTAAGATCGTCATGGATGCGCTGCGCGAAATTCATGAGCGCGACAACAAGATCGTGCTTTGCAACCTGCACACACTCGACACCGCCCGCAGCTATTGCGACCGCGTGATCGGCATGCGGGACGGTTTCATCGTTTTTGACGGCAAGCCCGAAGAACTTACCACGAATGTGGCACGTGAGATCTACGGCGCCGATGAAAGCTTCAACGAGGCAGCAACCTCAACTGCCATCGATGCCGGCAAGTCCGGCGCACAAGAATCCGCTGGTGCGATGACCCCGGCGGCAGCAGCGGTCTGA
- a CDS encoding helix-turn-helix domain-containing protein, giving the protein MPTVTAVLQTSLGPSLRRWRALNRVKQEVLAHELGVSQARISRWESGHAQPDGRHLLKITQLLRARPSTAADRALLDLVSRSSDSVHLVCDLTHRLLAMSAGREKERRAPVSEYLNRPLWRFASDGIRAAEQSLAENGWYEPDGPDILYKTERVEFPEMTIPECSVRISRLPLADGSFARLVRADRTSAMS; this is encoded by the coding sequence ATGCCCACTGTAACTGCCGTTCTCCAGACCAGTCTCGGCCCATCTCTTCGGCGATGGCGGGCGCTGAACCGCGTCAAGCAAGAGGTGCTGGCGCATGAGCTCGGCGTCTCCCAGGCGCGGATCTCCAGATGGGAAAGTGGCCATGCCCAGCCTGACGGCCGGCACCTTCTGAAAATCACCCAGCTGCTGCGCGCACGCCCCTCAACTGCGGCGGACCGGGCGTTGCTTGACCTTGTGAGCCGCTCGTCCGATTCCGTCCACCTCGTCTGTGACCTGACCCACAGGCTGCTGGCAATGTCAGCTGGCCGCGAGAAGGAACGGCGCGCTCCGGTGTCGGAATACTTGAATCGGCCTTTGTGGCGCTTTGCCTCCGACGGCATCCGGGCGGCCGAGCAATCGCTGGCAGAAAATGGCTGGTACGAGCCGGACGGTCCGGACATCCTGTACAAAACCGAGCGGGTCGAGTTTCCCGAGATGACCATTCCGGAATGCTCTGTCCGTATCTCCCGTCTTCCCCTCGCCGACGGCAGCTTTGCACGACTGGTGCGTGCGGATCGTACATCTGCGATGTCATAG
- a CDS encoding diguanylate cyclase: MQFNLAWLERWSGQFDAASRLADDALKKMDLDRDPEGWSELLVIKSVCAYSLGELSLADEILGESLDVLGPAAHSRAGIEPLTVLANMCAYYNDYDKAQDKLNDAMAIADELGLVFERGHILQTLSRAELRNDKIEKAVAAGRTCLQQSLASRNAVNLPYAYEVLGAALVEAGHLQEARECAQKGLVAAQFSQDHRVACHLYYVLGLSYFEEQRFDEARADLENGLLNAAGADYHHWTRNFYLKLSHTHEALEEHRTALGYLNAYVELQKKLVAEETERASNDFRNRLEFRLAHSKADYERELRTKTEALNKELREVNETLRALNAQIEHNALHDALTGIGNRRMMDRYFEMVQETFPPGTRISAILIDLDRFKSINDQDGHSIGDLVIRTVALRLSALMDESEALIRMGGDEFLILSADRTGLDDLTCLLEEVIRDVNEPMSFKGAQQKSVGASAGAAVWEIGPLLEYELLRAADEAMYEAKKSGRNRYCLHSSVYRSITQDAS; encoded by the coding sequence TTGCAGTTCAATCTGGCCTGGCTTGAACGCTGGTCCGGGCAATTCGATGCTGCATCGAGACTGGCGGATGACGCCCTGAAAAAGATGGACCTCGACCGGGACCCGGAAGGCTGGTCGGAACTGCTGGTCATCAAATCCGTGTGTGCCTACAGCCTGGGCGAACTCAGCCTTGCGGACGAAATCCTCGGAGAAAGCCTTGATGTGCTGGGGCCCGCCGCTCATTCAAGGGCCGGCATCGAACCTCTGACCGTGCTTGCCAACATGTGCGCCTATTACAATGACTACGACAAGGCGCAGGACAAGCTGAACGATGCCATGGCGATCGCCGATGAGCTTGGGCTGGTGTTTGAGCGGGGCCACATTCTGCAGACCCTGTCGCGGGCCGAACTGCGCAACGACAAGATCGAAAAAGCGGTGGCGGCCGGTCGGACCTGCCTTCAACAGTCTCTGGCAAGCCGCAATGCCGTGAACCTTCCCTATGCCTACGAAGTGCTTGGCGCCGCGCTTGTGGAGGCCGGTCACCTGCAGGAGGCCCGGGAATGTGCACAAAAAGGGCTCGTGGCTGCGCAATTCAGCCAGGATCACCGGGTGGCCTGCCACCTCTATTACGTGCTCGGACTGAGTTATTTCGAGGAACAGCGTTTTGACGAAGCACGCGCAGATCTCGAAAACGGCCTTCTGAACGCCGCCGGCGCCGACTACCATCACTGGACGCGAAACTTCTATCTGAAACTGTCGCATACGCACGAGGCCCTTGAAGAGCACAGAACCGCGCTCGGCTATCTGAATGCCTATGTTGAACTGCAGAAGAAGCTGGTCGCCGAAGAGACCGAGCGGGCGAGCAACGATTTCCGGAACCGGCTGGAATTCCGTCTGGCGCATAGCAAGGCCGACTATGAGCGCGAATTGCGCACCAAGACGGAAGCGCTCAACAAGGAACTGCGTGAAGTCAACGAGACCTTGCGTGCGCTCAACGCCCAGATCGAACATAATGCGCTTCACGATGCGCTGACGGGTATCGGGAACCGCCGCATGATGGACCGGTATTTCGAGATGGTGCAGGAAACATTTCCGCCCGGAACCCGGATTTCGGCAATCCTGATCGATCTCGACCGGTTCAAAAGCATCAACGACCAGGACGGGCACTCGATCGGCGATCTCGTGATCAGAACCGTCGCCTTGCGCCTGTCGGCACTGATGGATGAAAGCGAAGCCCTGATCCGCATGGGCGGCGACGAATTCCTGATCCTGTCAGCGGACCGAACCGGCCTGGACGACCTGACATGCCTGCTGGAAGAGGTCATCCGGGACGTCAACGAGCCCATGAGCTTCAAGGGCGCTCAGCAGAAATCCGTGGGGGCGAGTGCAGGCGCGGCCGTCTGGGAAATCGGGCCGCTCCTGGAATACGAGCTCCTGAGGGCCGCGGACGAGGCGATGTACGAGGCCAAGAAGTCGGGCCGAAACAGATACTGCCTGCATTCCAGCGTCTACAGGTCCATCACCCAGGACGCCTCCTGA
- a CDS encoding HD family hydrolase produces MDKTLHQNEPAAISCERLTGLLAFLQAAEQLKDTLRSGTTRSGRPESTAEHSWRLALMVLVFEKDLPGLDIPRLLKLCLVHDLGEAISGDVPAPSQTAEDDREERERRDFRSLCATLPQDTASELLALWNEYAAAETAEACLAKAFDKLETMLQHLLMPEGDVIFYEFNLHYGRDRTDWSPLTRQIREIIDGRTSERLGTMDRKLG; encoded by the coding sequence ATGGACAAAACACTTCACCAAAATGAACCCGCAGCTATCTCCTGCGAAAGACTGACCGGCCTTCTTGCCTTCCTCCAGGCTGCAGAGCAGTTGAAAGACACGCTGCGCTCCGGGACGACACGCAGCGGCCGGCCCGAAAGCACGGCCGAGCACAGTTGGCGCCTCGCACTGATGGTGCTTGTTTTTGAGAAGGACCTGCCAGGTCTCGACATACCCAGACTGTTGAAACTGTGCCTTGTCCATGACCTTGGCGAGGCTATCTCCGGTGACGTCCCCGCCCCTTCGCAAACGGCTGAAGATGATCGTGAGGAACGGGAACGTCGGGACTTTCGCTCCCTGTGTGCAACTCTCCCGCAGGACACCGCGTCCGAATTGCTGGCGCTTTGGAATGAGTATGCAGCGGCGGAGACAGCTGAAGCCTGCCTTGCCAAGGCCTTCGACAAGCTGGAAACGATGTTACAGCACCTTCTGATGCCGGAGGGTGACGTGATCTTTTACGAATTCAACCTGCATTATGGCCGCGACAGGACCGATTGGTCTCCCCTCACGCGCCAGATCCGCGAGATCATCGACGGCAGGACATCCGAACGCCTCGGCACAATGGACCGAAAGCTGGGGTAA
- a CDS encoding class II glutamine amidotransferase, protein MCRWAAWSGAPKYLEEIICDPEHSLIDQSRNALSCKTSVNADGFGVAWYGDRKTPCVYKDVRPAWSDPNLLQIATHIRSGHFLAHVRASTGTATTRDNCHPFTHDNWTFMHNGQVGGYDKVRRRLDNMIPDDLYRHRIGATDSESLFLVALAYGLKQHPRAAMARAVFEAEALSRYAGSTPHMRFAAGWSDGATLYAARYASDSFAPSLYYRVYEDGVMVVSEPLDEARGCWMEVPQGQMIEVRHGKVTQTAFLSDEELVEA, encoded by the coding sequence ATGTGCCGTTGGGCTGCCTGGAGCGGGGCTCCGAAATATCTCGAAGAAATCATCTGCGACCCGGAACATTCGCTGATCGACCAAAGCCGCAATGCGCTTTCCTGCAAGACCTCGGTCAATGCCGACGGGTTCGGCGTTGCCTGGTATGGCGACCGGAAGACACCTTGCGTCTACAAGGACGTCAGACCCGCCTGGTCCGACCCCAATCTTCTGCAGATCGCAACGCATATTCGCTCCGGGCATTTCCTGGCCCATGTCCGGGCCTCCACCGGGACGGCGACCACCCGGGACAATTGCCACCCGTTCACCCATGACAACTGGACCTTCATGCACAATGGCCAGGTCGGCGGCTACGACAAGGTGCGCAGGCGGCTCGATAACATGATCCCGGATGACCTCTACAGGCACCGAATCGGCGCAACCGACAGCGAAAGCCTTTTTCTGGTTGCCCTTGCCTACGGCCTGAAACAACACCCAAGAGCCGCGATGGCGCGGGCGGTTTTCGAGGCAGAAGCCCTGTCACGATATGCAGGCAGCACGCCTCACATGCGGTTTGCCGCCGGCTGGTCGGACGGTGCGACGCTCTATGCGGCTCGCTACGCTTCCGACAGTTTTGCCCCGTCGCTCTATTACCGTGTCTATGAAGACGGAGTGATGGTGGTGTCCGAGCCACTCGATGAAGCGCGCGGCTGCTGGATGGAAGTGCCCCAGGGCCAGATGATCGAGGTTCGGCACGGAAAAGTGACCCAGACAGCTTTTCTCAGCGACGAGGAACTGGTTGAAGCGTGA